Part of the Calliopsis andreniformis isolate RMS-2024a chromosome 12, iyCalAndr_principal, whole genome shotgun sequence genome, ACACCTTCTCTCTTCCCTTTTCAACAACCCTAAAAAAAGTATCCCCTCTGTGTGAACTTTCACCCGCGGCAGCTCTCAAGGGTTAACCCAAAGGGTCCACTAGCCCCACGACTCGACGAAAGCTACGTCCCATAAGAGATCCCAAACTGTAGAAAGCTCCTAATCCAGAAATTCCAGAGCGCAGAAAGAGGCGGAATAAAGTCGTGTTTGCGGAATCCATTCGTCGCGATCCCTCGAAAATCGGCTCGAACACGCGCGTGTCGAATACAAGATCCTTCAGGATTCTCCCATTGAAGGCAACACAGGAGTACAAGCGTAGAAACGGCCCACGCTCTGCACACCTACTTCCTGTTCCTGCACGAAACCTTTGGATGACTTAGAAACGGCGCCCCTTTGTCGAGGGGATCGTCGATCGCGAGAGGGCCACGTTTTGGTTTTGTACGGATATGAAAATCCGGAAAAAGCGGATTTCCCTGGCGCGGGGAGAGCCCTGAATACGCCGGATGCGAGAGGATCGCTTTACGGCCGACTTCCGGGAGGCATTTTACTTTACCTGGACGAACTTAGTCTCCTCGAGATGTTGTGGAGAGGAAAAGGGAATGGGACAGAGGGAGGGACGGACACAGCTGTCTTTTGGTGTTGTTGAATGGTATGGCGCCAGAAAAATATTTACCCTTCCTCTGTGCTACCGCCACTCTGCCCTACTGACGCGTCCCGCCTATTGCGATAGGCGATTCGCGATTGGGGTAGCTGGTGTGGGTTCTAATTAGCGAGGGAAAGTTTAACCCTTCGTTTGCAACCTGAGCTATTTATGGCCTTATGGCCTATTTATGGCCTTACCATTTATATTTCTGCTTTATTTAACAAAATTAAGATATAGCAATAGAAACTATTACATGATGTTCTGGAAACTTGGAACAGTGTTTAAGagatttttctttgtttttgaaaatattgaaacgtacaCGAAATGTATGGGCTTACTTTGCAAATGGTTTCAGTGAAAGTAAGGTTGCTGGCGAAGGGTTAATATTCGTACCTATTGACTTAGGTTTGAAGAAGAGTCTTTGATTGCTTTTGGTTGGTCGAGGTTTCCAGTATTCCTAGGATTTACATTTTGGGAATACTATTTGTATTAGTATTCTGAATATTACTATTATCTGAGAATATTATTGACACgagttgaaaaattgaaatgagCAAAATTGTGTACTAAATTCATTCAAGTAGGTACTCCATACATTACAATTTTTGATCATTTGTATTTGTAGTACCTCACATAAATCATTAACGAACTAatctaatccccagtcctccaatTCCGAGTTATCACTTTTTCCCTCGCATAGGTACAATCTCCATTGACATAATGAAACAGATGTGACTGATTCATCGTGATTCAAAACTGCAGAATACAAACGCAGATGTCTCTTGTTCTATTTCCTTACGGCTGGTATCGTTTTCGCTGCTTTTATTAGCAGCGCTTAAACGACGCTGACACTGATTTGTTTACGATACCTGTGTCATTGGGTGCAATGACGTGATTCTACAAAGAGCACAAGCCAAAGAGTGTTGCGACACGTTAGAATGCCTTCAGGCGTTACATGTTTCAGAGTCAATGATGACGAGACGCTGATGACTAACGCGGCAATGTATCATCAAATAGGAACCTACTATGGAAGTTCGTTGTCCCTTGTTCCCGAAATATTTTCTTGGCTGTACAGGAAGTTACGCACGTCGAAACGATTCGATTGTCTTCGACTTACGTGGCTGAACCTTCACCGATTCCTGATAAGATCGAATATGGATTCTAGTTATCTTTCCTTGCACAATAGTATTACGTTTATACTAGAACTGTTTACTAATAGGGTACACCTATACTTATTTCTCATTATATTTTGATATGCTAGCTAGGTATCTGTGGAACAAGTAAGAGAAACGAAATAGAAGTCTgtaattcaggattaagggttctTAGAAATCTGCCTGGAACTCCCTCTGAAGAATTTGGAAAATCCCTAGATGGGGATAACCAAATGAAGAACAACTTTAAGCTGAAGTCACATTACGTGTCGTAGTTGAAATTggtcttatttatattttacctaCGAGTATGAGTAATTAGAAAACCTGTCGTATACATAGAAAAATAATGGAAGGAGATGTTAGCTAATTGCTCTATGAGATTTTAAATCTCGTAACACATAACCTTTAAATTCACTACATACTGTTCAGGCAGAGACTAACTACAGAAACTAGgttcataaataaaaaaaatatctatTTTTTCTGTTAAATACGTATTAATTATTTAACTCAAGAATATAGCAAAAAATGACAAGAAAACGTGACGGAATATGAAGCTCATAAAAATGATGTCACACGTTCTTTTTTCTAAAGTTCCTCGATAGCGTCGATGCAATCATTAAGCAACTTCTTGAAAGATGCATGCGAAAATGATGAATAAAACTCGCTGCTTCCATTTGCCATCATGAATATCTCAGTCACCTACTTACGCGAGCCCCACTGGAATAGAAATACCGATGCAGATCCTATTTCGTCGCTATAAAAGTATTAGTAGGTCATATTTGGCAAACGTGGATGAGAATAATATCGAGTTTTCATCTACCGCGAATATTACGCGGGTTCGGTGTTATGAAGCTGGGTTTCTAGACCGACCCAACTCTCTGTCGAAGGTTATTAGGCTAATTATGCCGTGAAATGCAATCTGTCCGCGATTCGTCTAAATAAGCTCTTCCCATAAATAAGCATCGCTATGCAGCGTGTGTCGTAATTTCAAATAGTGGGACTAATTTATTCGCAAATTTCCATTAACCCTTCGATTATTTTAGAATTTTGGCGTACACGTTAAAAGccaaaatataatagaaatattagaataaaaaaaagaattattaCGTTTTCCATTCATTGTTACAAGAtgttagaaaaataaaaaaaataatacctTATTAGAAAAAAGATATCTTGTACAAAGGTATGATATATTTTATAAGTTTCCTGTCTAATAATGTAGAAACTAGTGTGTTAAAACTGCTAGAGTCAGAAATTTCATATTTAATTTATATAGTTTGATATCCTAATAAATCTTCTGTTACCAAACGCATAACGAAGCATCTCCAAATACAGAGGCACGTAAAATGGGTTCGAGGGAAAATCGTATTAAAGTATGAAGGATCTCGAGATCACCGACGACCGCCTAAGATGTTCGCAAAGATTTCCCGCGACATATCACGAACTGGTCATAGATCAAATTTTCCAAATGGATATTTAACAGAAACGTTGTTTCAGGTGGGTCTCGGTAACGAGGAGTATTAATTTTATCCGAGGCCTCGATATCGAAATCACTGTTCCGACGTAATAAATCGTCCCATTGTGTGGGACGACGCTGTGTAACGTTCTACGCGCAAATATGGTACAGTACACGCAACCCGAACAATTTCGAGATAACATCAGGAGTGAGAATACACGGAAGAACGAGGCTGTTTTTATTTGAAATCATTGCCTCTCCTCTCGTTGATGTTCCTAACGATGTATAGGCAGAAACTGCTTTGTCATCGGGACTCTTGCGATACATCCTCTTATGTACAGATGGATTATTTTACTGTAACTTCAATGGTAAATGGATTTATTCTGCTCACTGTAACGAAATTTTCATATGACGAGTTCTGTCGCCCCTCGATCGATAAACTAAAACCTCCGCTTCTAGCAAAGAGGACAACTCCAGCGTTCCAAAGCACATTCCATTGTCACGAAATGCAATTTTCCAGTTCACTAGCGAGACACAGTGCACAGAGGTGCCATAGGCGATGAATTCATGAAGAATGCGAGACACAATATGAGCCAACACCTTGCCTGTTCCTATGGTATCTTTCGCACCGGTTGTCCTGAGCGACGTGTCCCTGCACACGACAGCACGGTCCAAGAACGAGCGGGAAGAGCGAAGAAAGTGCAAAAATAACGATGGTAGGTCATGAGAATCAATTTTAGACGTCGAAAAGAGGAAAAAGAAGTATCAAGAACTTGTATTTTTAACCTTTTTCCTTGCATCGCGTCTTTTAAGACACCCACACGGTCCGAGTGGTCTTGTTTCGTTCCTTTCCAACCGACGCTGGAGTATCGTAAATTCGTTGCAACCACTCGCTGTGTTTTACGTTGGACAACCATTTTTTCATTGTCTGTAGCTTTTGaatgaagaaaaaagaaacgaaGAGGAGAAGGGGAACGAAGGTGAAACGAAATTGGAGAAATACCTCCCACCTAATTTCGATTGCGATAGGTTTTTATCTTCGATATCTCACATTAAGGATTTTTAATACTCTTCTTATCTTTACATATTGATTCTGCCTATCTCGGTGCACGTGATTTGGTCGCGTACGCAAATTCAGCTGAGAAAATACGATATTTTGAAATGCCAGAAGGTGGTTCAGGCATCTCgagtttctactttctgggggcATCTTTAAATTTGCTGAGGGATTCCAGAGAACTAGTCCTACTAGTCGAGGTGTTCTTTTACTAAGAACCACTTGCTTCTTTTTACAAGTATAGGCACATACCTTCGACGCTCCACACTACCTTTAAAGAGTACGATTTCCACCCCTGACCATGAACACGTTCACGCACGAATGAATGACACGTTCCTTGAAGAAGGCATTTCGCCATTCATTAGTTCTGATCCCTTGTAACTTTATCCCGATCCACGCGCGGAATACCTTCGATACTTGAAGCCAGCTCAGCCTGTTTGACGGGACGAAAAAACACTCGGCACACGATGGCTCCGTAGCTAGAGATGGGATGAAGTGTTGCTCGTGTCTCAAGAAAATTTTCGTAAAAAGACTCGAAAATTATGAGAAAGACATGAAAAGTCTCAATCCAAAAACAGTAAATATATAGAGTGATTAGTTTAACTAGAAACCCTCCCAGTGTTAGCAGTATTTATTGTAAATGTAGGATTCTAAGTGATGCCAAGACTCATTAGAGACTTTCCAGTTAAATTGATCACTCTGTATAGATACTATTCGTATCCCATAAGAAGTCCCTTGAAAAGCATTAAGGGCAATGCATTTCAGGAGACTTCTCATTACATACTAATACTACTGACACGTTTTATTCATATGATAAGGGTACAAAATACGACTTCTGAAGAAACGCATACCTAAACACTTAAACAGTCAAATGTCCTACTAAGTAGACAACCTAAAACTACATACCCCCATACTTTAATTATATTACCTTATCCCACTAATTTTTATTTCTAGTCAGGTATACCTAATAAATCAGAATTTCAGCCTacaattgaataaaatgaacgtTAATGTCTATGTACCAGGACACGGTCAACCACTGAGACATTTACCGCAATACTGAGGGCGGTATAGCTATTAGCATTCACAGGTCACGAGACAAAAGCCAGGTTCCCAAAGTTGGCTGAAATTCGTGAGTACACATCGAACTTGATCCCATCCCTACCTCCAGCCAGCTTGCCTTAAGGTGACCCTCGTAATCCTGGTTATCTCCTGCGTTCGAGGCTCTGCTGGCCTCTGCACCGGCCTGCAGGCACATCTGCCCTTTGAAGAAAGGAGAAATTGCCGCGGGAAGACCCGCGTAGAATGGACGCCCCTTGTGTTCTTGGACCGGTGCGCGTGCACAGGCCAACACCTGCCCCGCGAAGCTATTCCCGTTCCTGGTTCCTTTTTCCCCTTGATTGCCTCACGGCAGCGGCGAGAGGCCAGCGAAACAGAAATAAAAGGGAACACGAAGGAGGAGCGAGGCTCGTGCTCCTCGCACAACAGATCCTCGGGGGTTACCTGATCCCCACAGGGTTTATGGTCAGCCTTGGCCCGTCCGAAATTTCCGGAAACTCGTCGGTCTACTTGCCACCCAGGACTGCTCAGGAGTCCCTTTGAAATTCGGGGGTAAGAGGACAAGGGAATGTCGCAGACTGCTATATCCAGAAAATCAATTTTTAACCCTCGGCTATAGTGTCTTCAGGTAGTTGTATTTATTGGAATTTAATGTTTATTGGGAGTTAGTGCTTATTGGGACTCAACTTTTAGTGTTCAGAGTAGAATACACTCGTGGGTAGTTTGGAGAGATTTATAGAGTGGACAGCTGTGAGTTTTTGAGAAGCTATTAATGATAATGCTTTATAATAGAGTTGCCTGTTAAGGAGTTACCTGGCGGCTTGAACAAGAGATggaagtattggaaattgaggaaccCTTTTTTGCATAAGTGGAGGTAGGAATTGGAATATTTGTTTTAACAAAGCTATTCTCAGGAAACAATTGTTTTCTAGTCTGAAATGTGGAGGTAAGCGATGGAGGTATCTTTAAAGATGAAAGATTAGTATTTTCTAATTCGCAGACACTGTTCAGTAGGAATGATTGATTAATACAGAAGAAATCTTTTAACTGCCTAACATAACTAAGATAGCCTATAGCAAATTCCAAGACATTTAGTATGTTCCGCCGTCAACTCCTTGACACATGAGAAATGAAGATATTTATCTAACCAAAAacctataaaaaaaatataaaaaccttCCTCATTTCTCTATTTTTAGAGGCCATAAAATGAGCAGAATGTttctaaaattcaatttaaaaactgtactAGTATGTCGATTTCTCTCGATTCGCAGAATCAAAGAGGCTACTGTTCGAATAAAAGCAGCGATCGGTTGATCCAAGATCCAAGTATCGTAAGGCAATCAGTGACGCGAGAGCTGGTTTCTCCGCGAGCAGCAAGACAATGCATCATCGATTTTTCAGGCCTTCCTCATGCCCGAGCACGAGAGCCTCGATCGAAGGCTGCATTTATTTGGGTCGCGGACACCAGCGAATTATCTCCTCGATCCTTCCGCTCTTACCGCGTCTCTGACCCCCATTCCTCTCTCGCTATCAGCCTTTATCGTTTTGCAACTACACCGAGCATTGTTTTTGCCAGCGGTCGCACGCCAGGAGAATTTATAAAAGCCGTCTAGACGAGCTACATTACATTTAAGCCTTATCACAAACGAACTAGATGTTCCCGTGACTCTTTTATTGACTGATCTAACCGTACGAACAAGTTTCAATAATACTTAACGACGAGCCTATTGTTACGTAATCCGATGGAGGGGGGATGGAGAGGATTAAGTAGTGCGCTTACGTTAATTGAAGTTTCAACGTGAAAAATGGTAACCTTGCTGAAGGGATGTGTACTTGGAGATTTGTAGAATTTTTGAGAGTGAAATTTGGAAGAAATGATACATCTGGGAAGATGGGCTAAATGGTACTATTCTGTATTACCGATGCAATTATGGCACCACTCTGTAGTCATAGTTAGTCTATGAGATTGGTTAGATAAAATAATTAGCTCTCCTTGGTATAGGATCTTGAAAAAAGATATAGGAAAATATACATATCTATATAATatacacaaaattctataatgtGCCAATACCTACATATCTCTAGAGTTTAACCACAGTTTATCATTCCTAATTTCCCTATTAAATCACAGACTAATCCTTTAACTACTTTATAAAAGCCAACACTCTCTAAAGAAGCTACAATATTCTTGTAACTCTCCTAGAAACAAAACCAAGTCGTTCTTCTTATAACCTCTTCAATTCCTATAACCTAACAAATACCGATATCTACCTTTTGCATGCCAAAGATCGCTGACCAAACCTTCAAGGTACAACATACCTAGCTACTAAAAAATCATCTGCCTTGTGCCCATTTCCAGCACTCAAAAAATAAAagcaaagaaagaaaaaagaaaacttaATTCTTACGACGCTTGTTGATCAATCGATCCATGACTCACTGCATTGCAGATCCTGTCGATAATGTCGGGCGACGCAACGGGGACACCATCTAAGGAAAAGCAAGAGGAAAAGACGGATCCGGGCGCGAGTAGGCACGGGAACTTCATGAATTATTACCAATTCCATCCTGCGGAAGAGCGCGTGCGACAACTTCCGCGTGGCGTGTGGCGGTCGACCCATCCGGACCGGAAATACGTAGGCCTAGACGTCGGCTGTAACGCGGGGGTGAGGTTGAAACGCAGCTGTCAGACGAAATAGGATGAGTCGGCCGTGATCCGAAATTACAAACGACGCCTATTCTAAATTTACCGACGTTAGCCCTTTTTAAGGATCACTCGGAAGGCTTTAACAGCTTCCGGGAATTCCTGGCTTTTTGGGGAAAATACCTATGTATTACTGGACTGTGGATAGCGGTGGGAGTAGGAATCTAGGTTTTGGGATGATTTGAAATGGTTTGAAGTCTTTGGAGTATTACGAAGATTCGATGTGATTTGAAGTCTTTGGAGCAGGTATTATGTACGAAGACGCGAATTGCTCGCTAATTTGAACCTCGTGGCGAGCAGTTTGCTATCTAGTGGACTTTGATACTTTCAAACACGTATATAGACTGTTGCTCTGAAGTgtgaaatcattttttaaattacagaaaAGGGAGGTCACCTTGTTTAACTCATAATTTAAGTAACAATAAATAACTGTGAATTTTCTCGTTCCACTCTGATTCCCACCACTATACCAGTTTCTGCAACGTAAAACTGCGTAGctcacatatttttattttcgagataCTGACGTTTAAAATGGCGAAATTCAATTCTGTACCACAGAGTATTATACTCAAATTAACAAATCATTTCTCtactttaatattaaaaaaaaagtatcTGATTTTTAGTAAAACTTCTTCTCtcgtaaataatttcaatttgcaAACACAGAAATAAAAACAAGTGCCCTAATAATCTCCAAGAAAAATCACGAATTATATTAATGGTTCCAGGATTTAACATTCGTCTTGCACGAGTTCCTCGCGAGCGCCTTATCACCCGATCAGACAGAGATCTCATTGCTCGGAGTGGATCTCGACCCGATCTTAATCGAGAGGGCACGTGAACGCAACCCACGACCGGATCGGATTATTTTCGAGTGCCTCGATTTTCTAGCGGACGATTGTAACCAGACGCTCGAGCAGTACCTTCGTCCCTTCGACAAGTCACGCTTCGACGTCGTGTTCTGTTTCTCCGTTACGATGTGGATCCACCTGAACCACGGGGACGAAGGGCTGCTGAAATTCCTGCGGAAGGCGTGCTCGATCGCGGACATGGTCGTGATCGAGCCGCAGCTATGGAAATGCTACAGGAACGCGTCGAGGAGGCTGAGACGGTCGAAGGGCGAGGACTTCCCTTTGCTCAGGACGCTCAAACTCGTCGGGGATCCCGCCAGCCACATCGAAAATATATTAAAGGAGGATTGCAAGTTTCGCAGAGTGATGGTCACGGCGGACAACGAGTGGAAGCGGAGACTATTAATCTACGAGAGGACGTGATGGACTGCTCTCTCAATATTTATGCGTTTCCGTGCGCTAATCGACGTCGAACGGATGAATGAGGAGCTTTTACGAGACTATCGCTCAGAATGCTGATGCGATCGTTGAGGATGATAGGAGACTGTTGCCATGTAGATAAGGCGTCAGGCGTGACTTTGCTTTTGTTGTTAGCTGAAGAGTGGTAGAGGGGCAGTGTGGTGGGAGTATGGGAGGATAATTATGGAAATGGTctaagttgaaaatttgaataatgtgAATATCACTTGTATAGTGTTGTATCCATTTATGGATCCATAAATGGATACAACACTATTTAATAGACTCTAtaataagtgataaattcaagtttcctacattttttatttagatCACTTTCATGAGCACCACGTGTGAAAGATAGAGACCATGTGCTTATTTTTAAGTGGATTTTTTTGTACGTTCAATTATCATTAGATTTTAAATATCAATATACGAGGCAATTTTTACTATTTGTATTTCTATGAAAATGAACTGAAAATTTATATAGTAAAGAAGTGTcaattttgaataataaatagATTTATTCTTTGAAGTACTGTCGTTTTTGCTTTTTTATATCAAAGTTACTTATTTGTGAGTTTGGAAAATTCTAGCTTATTCTACGCTATACTCTATAAGAACATTGTCATTTTGTAATTTTTCTGCGTATATAAAGAATTTGTACATTTTGGAGCCGAACTGTTTTGTGTTTCTTTAACATGCACGTGGTTATAAAAAAAAGGCGCAATAGAAGGCTGCAGCCATCTAGTGGTGATCTCTGAACCACACTTCACGTGTTCTAAGTCTGTCTTACCTACCTAGAACTTGTAGGCTGATTTTAGCGACCTCTTATTATACATGGCGGTCAATTTAAGAGTTACTCAGCCATTTATAGAGTTTTGGTATTTCATGTACAtcattttgaaacatttttgctaGAGATTAACTTTTAATAACTATGCAAATATGTATCAAAAAGAGGTTTTCTCTTAAAAAATatctacgagggaaaagctaaaACTTAGTGTACCCTAACTGAACAAACTTAGCCTAATCAATTTATATTTTAGATATTAATTTCTGTACTCACCCCTATGCTTTCTGCAGTACAGATGACAGATCGACGAATTCCTTAGGAGATATCTGCTGGATCTGAAACGAAAGAAATagaaattctttaaaaattagttcttaaattttcaaatatcctaATATCCTAACAAATATTCTAACAAATTTATTGGGTTCTAACCTCTATGTTATAAATTCTATTTCAGCTTCTGAACGTATGTGCACACGAACTTTTT contains:
- the LOC143185824 gene encoding putative RNA methyltransferase CG11342, whose translation is MSGDATGTPSKEKQEEKTDPGASRHGNFMNYYQFHPAEERVRQLPRGVWRSTHPDRKYVGLDVGCNAGDLTFVLHEFLASALSPDQTEISLLGVDLDPILIERARERNPRPDRIIFECLDFLADDCNQTLEQYLRPFDKSRFDVVFCFSVTMWIHLNHGDEGLLKFLRKACSIADMVVIEPQLWKCYRNASRRLRRSKGEDFPLLRTLKLVGDPASHIENILKEDCKFRRVMVTADNEWKRRLLIYERT